One Thermus sp. CCB_US3_UF1 DNA window includes the following coding sequences:
- the paaA gene encoding 1,2-phenylacetyl-CoA epoxidase subunit PaaA → MVRLRIGYPEDPDYGERLAEFEARIARGEKIEPGDWMPAEYRRQLIRMISQHAHSEWVGMLPEGAWITRAPSLRRKLILLAKVQDEAGHGQYLYHAAETLGITREEMVEALLSGRAKYSNIFNYPTLTWADIGIIGWLVDGMAIKNQTMLAQCSYGPYSRAMVRICAEETFHHKQGKEAVLLYAKGSRKQRQMVQDALNRWWWPTLMMAGPHDTDSPHTPLLLRWGIKTKTNDQIRQEFLNEHVPELLEAGLVPPDPGLHYDEKTGNWVHGPIPWDEFWKVIGGEGPMNRHRLLARRKAHEEGRWVREALEAYAKRRLAQAAD, encoded by the coding sequence ATGGTGCGGCTTAGGATAGGCTACCCGGAAGACCCCGACTACGGGGAGAGGCTCGCGGAGTTTGAGGCCCGGATCGCCCGGGGGGAGAAGATTGAGCCCGGGGACTGGATGCCCGCCGAGTACCGGCGCCAGCTCATCCGCATGATCTCCCAGCATGCCCACAGCGAGTGGGTGGGGATGCTCCCCGAGGGGGCCTGGATCACCCGGGCCCCTTCCTTGAGGCGGAAGCTCATCCTCCTGGCCAAGGTGCAGGACGAGGCCGGGCACGGCCAGTACCTCTACCACGCCGCGGAAACCCTGGGCATCACCCGGGAGGAGATGGTGGAGGCCCTCCTTTCCGGCAGGGCCAAGTACTCCAACATCTTCAACTACCCCACCCTCACCTGGGCCGACATCGGCATCATCGGCTGGCTGGTGGACGGGATGGCCATCAAGAACCAGACCATGCTGGCCCAGTGCTCCTACGGGCCCTATTCCCGGGCCATGGTGCGCATCTGCGCCGAGGAGACCTTCCACCACAAGCAGGGGAAGGAGGCGGTTCTCCTTTACGCCAAGGGCTCCAGGAAGCAGCGCCAGATGGTCCAGGATGCCCTGAACCGCTGGTGGTGGCCCACCCTGATGATGGCGGGCCCCCACGATACCGACTCCCCCCACACCCCCCTTCTCCTGCGCTGGGGCATCAAGACCAAGACCAACGACCAGATCCGCCAGGAGTTCCTGAACGAGCACGTCCCCGAGCTTCTGGAGGCGGGCCTCGTCCCCCCGGACCCCGGGCTTCATTACGACGAGAAGACCGGGAACTGGGTCCACGGCCCCATCCCCTGGGACGAGTTCTGGAAGGTGATCGGTGGGGAGGGCCCCATGAACCGCCACCGCCTCCTGGCCCGAAGGAAGGCCCACGAGGAGGGGCGGTGGGTACGGGAGGCCCTCGAGGCCTACGCCAAGCGCCGCTTGGCCCAAGCGGCGGACTAG
- a CDS encoding TetR/AcrR family transcriptional regulator: MERRDQILHVAGKLFSQRGYHATSMRDLAKELNLQGGSLYAHIASKEELLLEVVRQAAARFLAVLEGLEGDPVAKVRALVRGHLRVIAEELPRATVFFHEWKHLSPPLLEEAKALRRRYEEGVQGVIQEGVEKGVFRVESVRLATLFLLSALNWTYQWYRPEGPLSPEELGEIYARMALRALGVKEGEDGAA; this comes from the coding sequence ATGGAGCGCCGAGACCAGATCCTCCACGTGGCGGGCAAGCTCTTCAGCCAGAGGGGCTACCACGCCACCAGCATGCGGGACCTGGCCAAGGAGCTCAACCTCCAAGGGGGAAGCCTCTACGCCCACATCGCCTCCAAGGAGGAACTCCTTTTGGAGGTGGTCCGCCAGGCAGCGGCGCGGTTTTTGGCGGTGCTGGAGGGTCTGGAAGGGGACCCCGTGGCCAAGGTGCGGGCCTTGGTGCGGGGGCATCTTCGGGTCATCGCCGAGGAGCTCCCCCGGGCCACGGTGTTCTTCCACGAGTGGAAACACCTCTCCCCTCCCCTCCTGGAGGAGGCCAAGGCCCTGCGCCGCCGCTACGAGGAAGGGGTGCAGGGGGTGATCCAAGAGGGGGTAGAGAAGGGGGTTTTCCGGGTGGAAAGCGTGCGCCTGGCGACCCTTTTCCTCCTCTCCGCCCTGAACTGGACCTACCAGTGGTACCGCCCGGAAGGGCCCCTATCCCCCGAAGAGCTTGGGGAAATCTACGCCCGGATGGCCTTGCGGGCCCTGGGCGTGAAGGAGGGCGAGGATGGTGCGGCTTAG